A DNA window from Porites lutea chromosome 6, jaPorLute2.1, whole genome shotgun sequence contains the following coding sequences:
- the LOC140941963 gene encoding putative ATP-dependent DNA helicase Q1 has product MAAVDVDVVESALRDVNLSSGRETVLKPEQESAVRALLADRDVLAVLGTGYGKGLIYQMFVRAKNYELNGNAAILVISPLKIIIEDQLQEMELLGYPAKDLANSSNDDIRRCNLAIKEGGFTS; this is encoded by the coding sequence ATGGCAGCGGTAGACGTGGATGTCGTAGAGAGTGCTTTGAGAGATGTGAATTTATCTAGTGGTagagaaactgttttaaaaccagAGCAAGAATCAGCAGTAAGGGCTCTTTTAGCCGACAGAGATGTTCTGGCGGTTTTAGGGACCGGATACGGCAAGGGTTTAATTTACCAAATGTTTGTACGCGCGAAGAACTACGAGCTAAATGGTAATGCAGCGATTCTCGTCATTTCGCCACTGAAAATTATTATCGAAGACCAGTTGCAGGAGATGGAATTGTTGGGCTACCCAGCGAAAGATTTAGCCAATTCATCGAACGATGACATTCGCCGATGTAACTTAGCAATAAAAGAGGGTGGTTTTACCTCATGA
- the LOC140941964 gene encoding uncharacterized protein: MDVSESNTSTSAQGQSTPAETAGSNSSTGSNNSRRSFSDALSRPSTTQAAASAEDQTDHKRRRLDTIGDQANSEELDFKVVFALDFSKTVSTEDFQKEFRFSQDISSCWKLPSESAKTALVVYGEGADTVPIDVHSMVISVPQQSDSEFRRMDLALIEAATHFSENPTQQKLIVLITAGKQLSGAEGSEDDQERLESISEVLCSSKIKVIIVPVGWETDFKELGLIVKRPQSLFPLECFDDMTHVTAEKIATAIKATIDIEKFAKDRVYKFQDVPQEAGLWENISLCSDVMEGAWYLLYDNKKKPSRSETVKKFIRESIDSFHSTLVTESKICLSLAVFGNQGVGKSFFLNFLLNWGLPADQQVENGPLPSAEGGSQTPLPIYVKYGKRVKVLLHKQKKGVSPEIWFPEANLEKKTLEDVRDLLRRKFQELDQHGNSQDSNVKDEMRVELQGPFPVFHGLKNRTMTSSGQLELEVDVEFVDVPGYGAETGNDSISVELSKADVVLFFDSQGQLSGRPVSAEDIAAIFRKHDEFEFTRRPKLVHVVNDRRVPTSKSSGNRDLLLQKKEEDLSNAWDLFLECSTYEDERGKVPQLSGEAVLEKLRNESEVVYFNPAEHCSLFKKLKEVVKQHVEHVMIKQAVHPFLQKVHLAAKKLKSRIGRNLTTEKRKNKAIAIKEGGVICEIQPDENEASDLVTSFLTQTELPLDLGSDSLFRFLHDNFMCSDETSRFLSNLLRRSLETFANRLIYTFRNAIWSTSQEAPSDLIEVVEILCESRVQQFFSNSASAYLRDVVNKGKDRNPFSGRQKTAWSKANGEGKKDLFKKFLFMLLKRTYEFLEKETGGRRQKKKSHFILTEQLKQDVKDLLAVRSLDVDACRPALLEMLYKHLQKVIEFCHKTIREINPHPSLDIQKDISLPEKMVDKDENSIVPLQSGYEKIVKEVKDLLRKSTAKAAADAIRKLETKLNLGKGGLGLPGNVDHRLWAKVLINVLSDKDHFNIPLEDCFLVDHDVAEVGNLLTLAQKHVSAYQTSGVNCRVVQESSLSDDAIRLRKSAQEKYCLEVLLTPQMITKLDAISKGFKDPSQSLAPIFIPTIRPGPTPEIIGNYFLEEDPWSKYSQTNERLEEEDQNMVGEEFRAQNGSSVLNIFLVVEPHHLETVQATMEGLKRPSMNNVNLMYVVLPQRGRGIGVTRAVIKSLAECFRFSLYWTIDDDIQFMYQFDGNSRRWYKCSITRGLLFGQRVFQTCLEKTVKYLNGDERHDVYEDATRGWEPWTKRIKRSANTLLINDSSFLEVQRNPSLLHSPFVEAANVCGGDPVKEKKMIDYERQFVSECRKRLFEDTVNHIAGVSLAHESSRRYDYMSKYPKADYMCSEQRYQVVLHNAPALKGRNYVTDEVLFSDEEFQVNDESKRDSLYWGIRGSTKSFCHALKVSGVIGYQVIRIVHSHNKALRKVFTRTPPILNLDEDEEENDDINMEDD, encoded by the exons CTGCTGCCTCTGCTGAGGATCAAACTGATCACAAGCGCAGGAGACTAGACACTATTGGAGATCAAGCTAACAGTGAAG AACTCGATTTCAAAGTTGTGTTTGCCCTGGACTTCTCCAAGACAGTGTCAACGGAAGACTTTCAAAAGGAGTTCAGATTTTCTCAAGATATTTCCAGTTGTTGGAAGCTCCCCTCGGAGAGTGCAAAGACAGCGCTTGTTGTCTATGGGGAGGGTGCTGATACAGTACCCATAGATGTACATTCAATGGTAATATCTGTTCCACAACAAAGTGACAGTGAATTCAGAAGGATGGATTTGGCCTTAATAGAGGCTGCTACCCATTTCAGTGAAAATCCAACTCAGCAAAAGCTCATTGTGCTGATAACTGCTGGAAAACAGCTCTCAGGGGCAGAAGGAAGTGAAGATGACCAGGAAAGGCTGGAGTCAATCTCTGAAGTACTTTGCTCCAGCAAAATTAAGGTTATAATTGTGCCAGTTGGCTGGGAAACCGACTTCAAAGAGCTTGGATTAATAGTGAAGCGACCACAGTCGCTGTTTCCTCTGGAGTGTTTTgatgacatgacacatgttactGCCGAGAAAATTGCAACAGCCATCAAAGCCACGATAG acattgaaaaatttgcaaaggACAGAGTGTATAAATTCCAAGATGTCCCTCAGGAGGCAGGACTGTGGGAGAACATAAGTCTTTGTTCTGATGTCATGGAGGGAGCTTGGTACTTGCTATATGATAACAAGAAGAAACCCTCAAGGTCAGAGACCGTCAAGAAGTTTATTCGAGAAAGTATTGACAGTTTTCATAGTACACTTGTAACGGAAAGTAAGATATGTTTATCACTTGCTGTGTTTGGGAACCAAGGGGTTggtaaaagtttttttctcaattttcttttaaactggGGTTTACCTGCTGATCAACAAGTAGAAAATGGGCCTCTTCCTTCCGCAGAAGGAGGTAGCCAGACACCACTTCCGATATATGTTAAATACGGAAAAAGAGTTAAGGTTTTGTTACACAAGCAGAAGAAAGGTGTTAGTCCTGAAATTTGGTTCCCAGAAGCAAACCTAGAGAAGAAGACCTTGGAAGACGTGAGAGATTTGCTAAGAAGAAAATTCCAAGAATTAGATCAACACGGAAACTCGCAAGATTCAAACGTAAAAGACGAAATGCGTGTTGAGCTTCAAGGACCATTTCCAGTTTTCCATGGGCTGAAAAACAGGACGATGACAAGCTCGGGGCAATTAGAATTAGAGGTTGATGTAGAGTTCGTAGACGTTCCTGGGTACGGCGCTGAAACTGGCAATGATTCGATAAGTGTGGAGCTAAGTAAAGCTGATGTGGTGTTGTTTTTCGACAGTCAGGGCCAACTGTCAGGAAGGCCAGTGTCAGCTGAAGACATCGCAGCAATTTTTCGAAAACATGACGAGTTTGAATTTACCCGTAGACCGAAACTTGTTCATGTAGTCAATGACAGGAGAGTTCCCACGAGCAAGTCATCAGGCAACAGAGATCTTTTGCTGCAAAAGAAGGAGGAGGATCTCTCAAATGCGTGGGACCTGTTTCTCGAATGTAGCACTTATGAAGACGAAAGAGGAAAGGTTCCTCAGCTTAGTGGAGAGGccgttttggaaaaattgcggAATGAAAGTGAGGTGGTGTATTTTAATCCAGCTGAGCACTGTAGCCTTTTTAAGAAGTTGAAAGAAGTTGTTAAACAGCATGTTGAGCATGTTATGATAAAACAAGCAGTCCATCCATTTTTGCAGAAAGTCCACCTAGCTGCAAAAAAGCTCAAAAGTCGAATTGGTCGGAACTTgactacagaaaaaaggaagaataaaGCCATTGCCATCAAAGAAGGAGGGGTGATTTGTGAAATACAGCCAGACGAGAATGAGGCAAGCGATCTCGTGACATCTTTCCTAACTCAAACGGAACTGCCTTTGGATTTAGGTAGTGACAGCCTTTTTAGATTCTTGCACGACAATTTCATGTGTTCAGATGAAACGTCGCGTTTCCTTTCAAATTTGCTAAGACGATCACTCGAAACCTTCGCTAATCGACTGATTTACACCTTTAGGAATGCCATCTGGTCAACATCCCAAGAAGCCCCATCAGATCTCATAGAAGTCGTTGAGATCTTGTGCGAGAGCCGAGTGCAGCAATTCTTTTCTAACAGTGCTTCAGCCTACCTACGAGATGTTGTAAACAAGGGGAAAGATCGAAATCCCTTTAGCGGAAGACAAAAGACTGCTTGGTCAAAAGCTAACggtgaaggaaaaaaagatctgttcaaaaaattcctttttatgCTCCTGAAACGCACCTATGAATTCCTTGAGAAAGAAACTGGTGGCAGACGACAGAAAAAGAAGTCACATTTCATCTTAACAGAGCAACTTAAACAAGATGTGAAAGATTTGCTTGCAGTGCGATCTCTTGATGTTGATGCTTGTAGACCTGCTCTTTTAGAGATGCTGTATAAACATCTACAGAAAGTAATTGAATTTTGCCACAAAACCATCCGTGAGATAAACCCCCATCCGTCCTTAGATATTCAGAAAGATATCTCACTGCCTGAGAAAATGGTAGATAAAGACGAAAACAGCATCGTACCCTTACAATCTGGTTATGAGAAAATCGTTAAAGAGGTGAAAGATCTCCTTCGTAAGTCTACTGCAAAGGCGGCGGCTGATGCCATTCGAAAACTGGAGACGAAGTTGAATTTGGGCAAAGGTGGCTTGGGACTTCCAGGCAATGTGGATCATCGTCTGTGGGCAAAGGTGTTGATTAATGTTCTCAGTGACAAGGATCATTTTAATATCCCACTTGAAGATTGTTTCCTCGTTGACCATGATGTTGCAGAAGTGGGAAACCTTTTGACGCTGGCTCAAAAACATGTCTCTGCTTATCAGACGTCCGGTGTAAACTGTAGAGTTGTACAAGAATCTTCCCTTTCTGACGATGCCATTCGTTTGAGAAAGAGCGCGCAAGAAAAGTACTGTTTGGAAGTTCTTCTCACTCCCCAGATGATTACCAAGCTTGATGCAATTAGCAAAGGTTTTAAAGATCCTTCGCAAAGCCTCGCACCGATTTTCATTCCAACAATACGGCCTGGTCCAACACCAGAGATCATAGGAAACTACTTTCTTGAGGAAGATCCATGGAGTAAATATTCTCAAACGAATGAAAGATTAGAGGAAGAAGACCAAAATATGGTTGGTGAAGAGTTTAGAGCACAAAACGGTAGTTCTGTTCTTAACATTTTTCTGGTTGTGGAGCCACATCACTTAGAAACTGTTCAAGCCACAATGGAAGGACTTAAGCGGCCTTCTATGAACAACGTTAATCTGATGTACGTTGTTTTGCCGCAGAGAGGACGAGGAATTGGTGTCACGAGGGCAGTTATTAAAAGCCTTGCAGAGTGCTTCAGATTTTCACTGTACTGGACTATTGACGACGATATTCAGTTTATGTATCAATTTGACGGGAACAGCCGCAGGTGGTACAAGTGCTCAATCACCAGGGGACTTCTGTTTGGACAGCGAGTGTTTCAAACCTGTTTAGAGAAGACAGTCAAATATTTGAACGGCGACGAAAGGCATGACGTGTACGAAGATGCAACCAGGGGTTGGGAACCGTGGACCAAACGGATAAAGCGTAGTGCCAACACACTTCTTATTAATGACAGCTCTTTTTTGGAGGTGCAAAGAAATCCAAGCCTTTTGCATTCGCCATTTGTTGAGGCAGCAAATGTCTGTGGTGGTGATCctgtaaaagaaaagaaaatgattgaTTACGAACGCCAATTTGTTTCGGAATGCAGAAAAAGACTCTTCGAAGACACTGTCAACCACATAGCTGGCGTGTCCCTCGCTCACGAATCAAGCAGACGGTATGACTACATGAGCAAGTATCCAAAAGCTGACTATATGTGTAGTGAGCAACGATACCAAGTGGTTCTGCATAACGCTCCAGCCCTGAAGGGAAGAAATTATGTTACTGATGAAGTGCTTTTCAGTGACGAAGAATTTCAAGTTAATGATGAAAGCAAACGCGATTCCCTTTATTGGGGGATCAGAGGAAGTACTAAATCGTTCTGCCATGCACTGAAGGTCAGTGGTGTGATTGGCTATCAAGTGATACGAATCGTCCACAGTCACAACAAGGCGCTCCGAAAGGTCTTCACCAGGACTCCTCCTATTCTTAACTTAGATGAGGACGAGGAAGAGAATGACGACATAAACATGGAGGATGATTAA